In Clarias gariepinus isolate MV-2021 ecotype Netherlands chromosome 1, CGAR_prim_01v2, whole genome shotgun sequence, one DNA window encodes the following:
- the nfatc4 gene encoding nuclear factor of activated T-cells, cytoplasmic 4 has product MSSGWEEGELDFTLIFEEEQQLQDTTATDNQLTSTNCQPMGILPSPPPSNHRAGMHSPPPRRALVREFSGTYESLPARSVQVSESRVLECPSIQITTISPDDDFTPEGGTYWDRDRLYLPLLDPFGYRDSSMGAGSLSPSPASSPSSRGWLSPASSCDSLLVEDEELSEATTHFCLSPSSRPTSPGGKKRRNSPLPSPSHSRRGSYSEDPVQFLEMGDSAPQSQGLIELSIPQKTRKTSLEQVSSRDVELEQIPAPNTNCPPSDLGQLRREPPTLGMDYLSVPNTLGWGRTRASAHSPIFRSNALPPLDWPLPCQFDQYELRIDVQPRPHHRAHYETEGSRGAVKASPGGHPVVKLVGYTERQPLSLQVFVGTADDRSIRPHPFYQIHRVTGKMVGTASQESMQAGTKLLEIPLNPETNMTALIDCAGILKLRNSDIELRKGETDVGRKNTRVRLVFRTHLPLAPPLGPPGRVLALQVASQPIECSQRSAQELPIIESISVTSCLAEGGAELLVHGSNFLPTSRVLFMERGTDGKLQWEEEAHVDRDKSTENVLCVRVPAYSDVCVSQPVCVCLYVSNGKRKRSSTHCFKYLPMLCKEEDPLLSRPSLLLLDGVMSLCPPPHPPEYPYSTPGGYHHHHHHQHHHQHHHQQEFCPLPETSEDRVAVSECDPSFQSLELGFSELLPPLYPPQPWPDSPYLSSSPSPSHSSSISPFPSSPVSTSPLPPPLLPHAPPAYHQESHMTFSSAPPMQHITLDEVNEFIGEDIRTFHTDSRPA; this is encoded by the exons ATGAGCTCGGGCTGGGAGGAAGGAGAGCTGGACTTCACACTCATCTTCGAGGAGGAGCAGCAGCTCCAGGACACCACGG CCACCGACAACCAACTGACCTCCACAAACTGCCAGCCAATGGGAATCCTGCCTTCTCCTCCACCATCCAATCACAGGGCAGGCATGCATTCTCCGCCTCCCAGACGAGCACTGGTGAGAGAGTTCAGCGGGACGTATGAGAGTCTTCCGGCCCGGTCAGTCCAG GTCTCGGAGTCTCGTGTTTTGGAGTGTCCCAGTATTCAGATCACCACCATTTCTCCTGACGATGATTTTACCCCAGAAGGGGGAACTTACTGGGACAGAGACCGTCTCTACTTGCCTCTGCTCGACCCCTTTGGTTATCGGGACAGCAGTATGGGGGCGGGGTCTTTGAGCCCTAGTCCTGCCTCCAGCCCATCCTCTCGTGGTTGGCTAAGCCCTGCATCGAGCTGTGACTCTCTGCTGGTGGAAGATGAGGAACTTAGCGAAGCCACTACCCACTTTTGCCTATCGCCGTCATCACGTCCCACCTCACCCGGGGGCAAAAAACGGAGAAACTCCCCTCTTCCCTCACCAAGCCACTCCCGCAGGGGCAGCTACTCTGAAGACCCTGTCCAATTCTTGGAGATGGGAGACTCCGCCCCTCAATCTCAGGGTCTGATCGAGCTCAGTATTCCTCAGAAGACCAGGAAGACCTCATTGGAGCAG GTCTCCTCCCGAGACGTGGAACTGGAACAGATTCCTGCCCCGAATACCAACTGCCCACCCTCAGACCTAGGGCAACTCAGGAGGGAGCCTCCCACACTGGGGATGGACTACCTCTCTGTACCGAACACCCTTGGCTGGGGGAGAACCCGCGCCAGCGCCCACAGTCCCATCTTCAG GTCCAACGCGCTGCCGCCGCTCGATTGGCCGCTGCCGTGTCAGTTCGATCAGTACGAGTTGCGGATCGACGTTCAGCCGCGTCCTCACCATCGCGCTCATTACGAGACAGAGGGAAGTCGAGGAGCGGTGAAGGCGTCGCCAGGAGGACATCCTGTAGTGAAG CTGGTGGGGTACACGGAGCGTCAGCCGCTGTCACTACAGGTTTTTGTAGGAACCGCAGACGACAGATCGATTCGTCCGCATCCGTTTTATCAGATCCACAG ggtgaCGGGGAAGATGGTCGGCACAGCGAGTCAGGAGAGCATGCAGGCTGGAACCAAACTGTTGGAGATCCCTTTAAACCCAGAAACCAACATGACAGCACT TATCGACTGTGCGGGGATCCTGAAGCTGAGGAACTCAGATATCGAGCTGAGGAAAGGAGAGACAGACGTCGGGAGGAAGAACACTCGCGTGCGATTGGTCTTCAGGACTCACCTGCCTTTAGCTCCGCCCCTTGGCCCACCTGGCCGAGTGTTAGCGCTGCAGGTGGCGTCTCAGCCCATAGAGTGCT CTCAGCGCTCAGCTCAGGAGTTACCCATCATCGAGTCCATCAGTGTCACTTCCTGTTTGGCTGAAGGAGGGGCGGAGCTTCTCGTTCATGGCAGCAACTTCCTGCCCACCTCCAGGGTGCTGTTTATGGAGCGAGGGACAG atgGTAAACTGCAATGGGAGGAAGAGGCTCATGTGGACCGTGACAAAAGCAcagag aatGTGTTGTGTGTACGTGTGCCAGCCtacagtgatgtgtgtgtgagtcagccggtgtgtgtgtgcctgtatgTGTCCAACGGCAAGCGCAAGAGGAGCAGCACACACTGCTTTAAATACCTACCCA tgCTGTGTAAAGAGGAAGACCCTCTGTTGTCTCGTCCGTCTCTCTTGCTGTTGGATGGAGTGATGTCGTTGTGCCCGCCCCCTCACCCTCCTGAGTACCCGTACAGCACGCCAGGGGggtaccaccaccaccaccaccaccagcaccaccatcagcaccaccaccagcagGAGTTCTGCCCCCTGCCCGAGACGTCGGAGGACAGGGTGGCGGTGTCCGAGTGCGATCCCTCGTTCCAGAGCCTGGAGTTGGGTTTCAGTGAGCTGCTCCCGCCGCTGTACCCGCCCCAGCCCTGGCCCGACTCTCCGTACCTGTCCTCCTCACCTTCCCCTTCTCACTCCTCCTCCATCAGTCCGTTTCCCAGCAGCCCCGTCTCcacctcccccctcccccctcctctcCTGCCCCATGCCCCCCCTGCCTACCACCaggagagtcacatgaccttcaGCAGCGCCCCACCCATGCAGCATATCACGCTGGATGAAG TGAACGAGTTCATCGGTGAGGACATCAGGACGTTTCACACAGACAGCAGACCTGCGTAA